A genomic segment from Glycine soja cultivar W05 chromosome 18, ASM419377v2, whole genome shotgun sequence encodes:
- the LOC114395223 gene encoding serine/threonine-protein phosphatase 7 long form homolog, producing the protein MKRHEFVWEPYTTNVMSLLPPICLVGDVTWCAVVPLICFQVIEWHQPDRVLRQFGMQQLIPLCPSQPSNIHDISLKGKHDENWEQLLGPIISQWNNRVDFRVDGYPRQEGPLSFNSDYMVWYRRKTKMFVDPKNAKTATLAEVAEGIAVHGVSTREKYMDSG; encoded by the exons atgaaacgacatgag tttgtgtgggagccttacacaaCAAATGTTATGTCACTGTTGCCCCCAATTTGTTTAGTTGGAGATGTAACGTGGTGTgcggtggtgccactaatttgttttcaagttattgagtggcaccaacctgATAGAGTGTTGAGACAATTTGGGATGCAACAACTAATTCCATTGTGTCCTTCGCAACCCTCTAATATTCATGACATTTCATTGAAAGGAAAACATGATGAAAATTGGGAGCAACTGTTAGGCCCAATAATCAGTCAATGGAACAATCGGGTTGATTTTAGGGTAGATGGTTATCCTCGACAAGAAGGTCCACTGAGCTTTAACTCCGATTATATGGTGTGGTATAGGCGAAAAACGAAGATGTTTGTTGACCCTAAGAATGCAAAGACagctacattg GCTGAAGTTGCAGAGGGCATTGCAGTACATGGTGTCTCCACAAGGGAGAAATACATGGACAGTGGATGA